A region from the Variovorax sp. V93 genome encodes:
- a CDS encoding adenylate/guanylate cyclase domain-containing protein has translation MDRRSPPIARLPKPPTRRNLRWTSGLVLMAYVTAHLLNHSLGIASFAAAEAVLRNVQLFWHSLPGTLLLYGAAAVHLALAVAALWERRTLRMPPLEGLRVLLGFALPLLLATHLTAMRGAFLAYGIEGSYVRVVSGLWSLPGAGAQFTMLLAAWTHGCLGIHFALRARPAYRRLSYLLLAIAVVLPLAAMMGFVSMGREFQWTGVPPAVLPTPAQGRALGMAEGRIKLFYALGLAALLAAYAARNWFARRARGASIALRYPGRTVHVPHGWSVLEASRSHGIAHLSVCGGRARCSTCRVRVLGPAQHWDPPDRDEQRTLDRVRAPEGVRLACQLRPRGDIEVIPLFAPASRGRQPAPASSFGRERDVAILFVDLRRWSGLAEGQWPFDLAYVLDRYFATVGAAVRECGGVPNQFIGDSVMAIFGLGTDLPTACRQALRATELIGQRMDAWSEGFEAQFGQRLDFGMGLHAGRAAVGEVGYLDTTTFTAIGEVVNTASRLQDHAKTAASRLVVSVYAAQQAGFAHAGGQVEMLAVRGRSEPIAVICSD, from the coding sequence ATGGACAGACGCTCCCCACCCATCGCCCGGCTGCCGAAACCGCCGACCCGGCGCAACCTCCGATGGACGAGCGGACTGGTGCTGATGGCCTATGTCACGGCGCACCTGCTGAACCATTCGCTGGGCATTGCCTCCTTCGCTGCGGCCGAGGCGGTGCTGCGCAACGTGCAGCTCTTCTGGCACAGCCTGCCGGGCACGCTGCTGCTGTATGGCGCGGCCGCCGTGCACCTGGCGCTGGCCGTGGCCGCGCTGTGGGAGCGCCGCACGCTGCGCATGCCGCCGCTCGAGGGCCTGCGCGTGCTGCTGGGTTTTGCGCTGCCGCTGCTGCTGGCCACCCACCTGACCGCCATGCGCGGCGCCTTCCTGGCCTATGGCATCGAGGGCTCCTATGTCCGCGTGGTCTCGGGCCTGTGGAGCCTGCCGGGCGCCGGCGCGCAGTTCACGATGCTGCTCGCGGCCTGGACCCATGGCTGCCTCGGCATCCACTTCGCGCTGCGGGCGCGGCCGGCCTACCGCCGCCTTTCCTATCTGCTGCTGGCCATTGCCGTGGTGCTGCCGCTCGCGGCGATGATGGGTTTCGTCTCGATGGGGCGGGAATTCCAGTGGACCGGCGTGCCGCCCGCGGTGCTGCCGACCCCGGCCCAGGGCCGGGCGCTCGGCATGGCGGAGGGCCGCATCAAGCTCTTCTACGCGCTCGGCCTGGCCGCCCTGCTGGCAGCCTATGCGGCGCGCAACTGGTTCGCGCGCCGCGCGCGCGGCGCGTCGATTGCGCTGCGCTACCCCGGCCGCACGGTGCACGTGCCGCACGGTTGGAGCGTGCTGGAAGCGAGTCGGTCGCACGGCATCGCCCATCTCTCGGTGTGCGGCGGCCGGGCGCGCTGCTCGACCTGCCGCGTGCGCGTGCTCGGCCCCGCACAGCACTGGGACCCGCCCGACCGCGACGAGCAGCGAACGCTCGACCGCGTGCGTGCACCGGAAGGCGTGCGGCTGGCCTGCCAACTGCGCCCGCGAGGCGACATCGAGGTCATCCCGCTGTTCGCGCCCGCAAGCCGCGGAAGACAGCCGGCGCCGGCCAGCAGCTTCGGCCGCGAGCGCGACGTGGCCATCCTGTTCGTGGACCTGCGACGCTGGTCGGGGTTGGCGGAAGGGCAATGGCCCTTCGACCTAGCCTATGTGCTCGACCGCTACTTTGCCACCGTGGGCGCCGCGGTGCGCGAATGCGGCGGCGTGCCGAACCAGTTCATCGGCGACAGCGTGATGGCGATCTTCGGCCTCGGCACCGACCTGCCCACCGCCTGCCGGCAGGCGCTGCGCGCGACCGAACTGATCGGCCAGCGCATGGATGCGTGGAGCGAAGGCTTCGAAGCCCAGTTCGGCCAGCGCCTGGACTTCGGCATGGGCCTGCACGCCGGACGCGCGGCCGTGGGCGAAGTGGGCTACCTCGACACCACCACCTTCACCGCGATCGGCGAAGTGGTCAACACCGCGAGCCGGCTGCAGGACCACGCCAAGACGGCCGCGTCGCGCCTGGTGGTCTCGGTGTATGCCGCGCAGCAGGCCGGCTTCGCGCATGCCGGAGGACAGGTCGAGATGCTGGCCGTGCGCGGCCGCTCCGAGCCCATTGCGGTGATCTGCTCCGATTAG